CGCCCATTGCAGCGGAAAAAGTTGTTTGATCTGTCTTGGTCCCAGACACAGATTGGGGAACTCGACCATGGACGAGAACTCCATTCTGATTGCCATTGTTTGGATCCGGGCTAAAAACTGCTGCGTCTGCGCCGGTTGTTAGCTCAGGATGAAGGGCATTAACCGCAGCTTCAGAAACTCTATATGCATCGCTGGCCACGTCCAGCACTGCTGGCAAACCTACTGTCTTCGCCGTCTTCTTGGTTCCAAACACCCGGAGATTGATCTTGGTGTTGTCCGTGACTTGGTAAGAGAATTCATCAAGGACAGAAACCTTCTGCCAGTTGCCCTGAAGTTGATAGATATCCCAATAGTCATAACCGCAGAACCGATTCTCGCCGTTGGCCCCCGAGAATTTATCACCGTCAACACAGGGCCCTACTGGAGCGAAACCATCAGCAGTCTGATATGAGAATGGCGTACCGCGCGACGACCGGAAATTGGTGTCAAACCATGGACGATCTTTGGCAAGAATAGGCTTGCTTTCGTCCCACTGCATTGTGATCAGGTTGGACGTTTTATCACTATTTGTCCCGGACATCACGTAGACCTGATCGCGGTCACCGCCGCCGAAACGCGCTTTGGTTAACGAGTAGCCAAAAGACATTCCGTCATATTGCTTACGGGTGATGATATTAATAACGCCGGCTAAGGCATCAGTACCATAAATAGCTGACGCGGTTCCGGTGATGATTTCCACTCGCTCGACAGCAGCTGTTGGAATCACCGACAGGTCGATAAACTCGAGGCTCGGATCGCGGACAATACGGCGGCCGTTCAGGAGAACCAAGGTGTTCCCTTCACCCAGGCCGCGCAGGTCAACTGTCTGAGTGCCTTCGGGTGCACCGTAGCTCGATCCATATTCACCGGAGCCAAAGGATGCTACCGTCAGCTTATTAAGAGCCTCGTTGAGGTTGACCGCCCCACTCTTTTCAAGATCTTTTCGGTCTACCGTTATAACAGGCTTAGGTCCTTCAAGATCAAGCTGACGGATCCGACTACCTGTGACCTGGATGCGTTCACTTTTCTTCTCCTGCTTTTTGTCCTCCGCGTCTTTGTTTGCGGATTCAGTCCTTGTGGGCGCGGGAGTTGGAGAAGGTGTCGGCGTTGAAGCAGGAGCTGTATTGCTCTGCGCATTCACAGTTGTGAATGATGATAGCAGCAGTAGGCTGATTAAGGATTCGCTTCTTCGAAGCATATATGACTCCAAGTCAGAGTATCGTTTTGTCGGACGATACTAGCAGTATGGTTGGAAATGCTTCAATACAAATATCGCGAAAAGCTCGTGTTCAACTCGACTGAGCTATGTTCAAAGCTGCATGACGCTGTAGAAAATCATTTCGCACTTTTGCTGTCATGAATGTTCTGAGGGCCATTGCCAGTAAGACATGCAGATTTGCATTGAAGTTCCTTCTTTGTTCAAACGTTCCTTTAATTATGTTAGGTTGGTCAAAATGGGTGTTGCTCGTTCTGTCAAAAGAACTATTGTTGTATCGTATTCCGTAAACTGCCTATTTGGAGATTCCTTCATGAGGTTTGCTTTCCCTGTTGTGCTGACTTGCCTGCTAGCTGCTTGTGCTACCCCAGCACCGAACTCTCGAGAAACGAATATGGATACGCAAACAGACCTGAAGGTCGCTGCCGCCAAGGATTGCAACGAAGACAGTTTCTGCACCCGCGAATACCTTCCGACCAGCTGCCAATTCAGTGGCCAGAGCTTCGATGGCAGCAATCCCTGTGAAGCCAAAAAACTCGCGCGGCGCTATGCCTGCGAAAAAGGCCTTCAGTTCGCCGATGCGGACGTCAGCTGCAAAAGCAAAGAGGAGCCTGTGATCGAAGCGGCACCGGCGGCGCCTCAGAAGAAAGGAAAAGGCAAGTGATCGGCGGGAAGCGGTCATGGTGGGTAGGGGCCTATGCGCTGACGGCCACTTTGGAAAGATTTTCTGAACGTGACGCCGCGGATTTTTATGCGGCCATCCATCAGCTGCCCGGGCTTGCGGGGCTGGAGTTGCCCCTGCACCTTTTGGAAAAAAAAGACGATCCCTGGCGGCACCTTCATTGTCTGCCGCGGGATCTTGATTTTATTCTCACACCGCTTCCCTATGTCATGCAAAGCCTGGAAAAACAGCCTCTTTTTGGTCTCGCCTCGCCGGATCACGAAGGGCGTGCTGCGGCTTTGCGATTCATTTCTGAAATCAGACAGCGCATTCACCGCCTTGAGGACCACACGGGACGCGCAGCTGTGCGGGCTGTTCAGCTGCATAGTGCCCCGACGGGACAAGCCGAAGCCGCATCGTTCAGAAGGTCACTCGAAGACATCGTGGCCATGGATTGGGGTGCGGTGGAACTGTGGCTGGAACACTGCGACGCTGTGATTCCCGGTCAAATCCCGGCCAAAGGTTTTCTTCCCTTGGCGGATGAAGTCACGATCGCCAAGGACCTTGGACTCGGCATCACGATCAATTGGGGGCGCTCCGTTTTGGAAACAAGGCAGGTGGAGGGCGCTCTGCATCATATTCAGACAGCGGCTCATGCCGGCGTATTGCGCAGTGTATTCCTCTCGTCCACCGCGCAGAACGATCCCCTTTACGGTACCTGGCTCGATAATCATGCGCCCGTGCAAGGCATCGGTGTCGGCCCCTGGCGTCCCACCCATTCCCTTTTGAATGCCGACGCGGTGCACGCTGCCCTGGCCGCGGCGGCCCAGGCCTCTTGCTTCGGGCTTAAAATCCAGCCTTTTCCTGTCACCCTCTCGCTTGCGGAACGGATTGACTGTATCCGTCAGCACCTGGAATTTCTGCGTCCTGGCAGCGCCCAGACATAAAAAAAAGATATACGTCATGCCTTCCTCTTGTTAGAGTTTTGGCCCGGCCTTGCCTGGACGAACCATTCAGGAGAAACCCCTATGCACCTCGCACCCCTGATTCAAGACCTTGCCGTGATCCTGGGTGTCGCGGCACTGGTGACCTTTCTGTTTCGCCTCATCAAACAGCCGGTGGTCCTGGGTTATATCGTTGCGGGCATTATCGTGGGACCCTATACGCCGCCGATTTTTTCCGTGGTGGATGTGGAGAGCGTGAAGGTCTGGGCCGAGCTGGGCGTTATTTTTCTGATGTTCGCGTTGGGTCTGGAATTCAGTTTCCGGCGTCTGGCCAAGGTTGGAGTGTCGGCAGGCATGACCGCCGTCATTCAGATTCTGACTATGCTTATTTTAGGGAATGTGACAGCCCGGGTTCTAGGCTGGACTTCGATGGATGCCGTGTTTCTGGGCTGCATGATCGCCATTTCTTCGACCACCATCATTATCAAGGCTTTGGAAGAACTTGGCCTGAAGACGAAAAAATTCGCGGAGCTGGTCTTCGGCATTCTGATTGTGGAAGATCTCGCGGCCATCATTATGCTCGTGGCCCTGTCAAATATCGCAAGCAAGTCCACCGTCAGCAGCATGGACCTTGTGAGTGCGGGCGGGAAACTCGCTTTGGTCGTGGGGTCCTGGCTGGTCATCGGCATGTTCGTGGTGCCGCGTTTAATTCGTGCTGTGGGGCGGCGCGGCAATAATGAAATGATGATCATCTTTTCGCTCGGGCTCTGCCTCGCCCTCGTATCCCTGTCGGCTTACTTTCATTACTCGGTGGCGCTCGGGGCTTTCATCATGGGTTCGATACTGGCGGAAACCCGTGAGGTGCATCGCATCGAGGAGCTGGTCACACCGCTCAAGGATATGTTCGGTGCGGTCTTTTTCGTGTCGGTCGGCATGCTGCTCGATCCCGCGATCATCCTGAGTAACTGGGCGAGCATTCTCATTCTTTGCGTTGTGATCATCTGTGGTAAAGTTCTTTCGGTGGCGCTGGGCACACTGGTCACGGGACAGTCGCTGGGCACCGCGGTGCACAGTGGTTTCAGCATGGCCCAGATCGGTGAATTCTCCTTCATCATTGCCACCCTCGGTCTTTCCTACAATGCGATTCGTCCTGACCTTTATCCGATCATCGTGGCCGCATCGCTGATCACGACATTTACCACGCCTTATTTCATCCGATATGCAGGACCTGTGACCGAGGCCATCAAACGCAGGCTGTCGCCCGAGGCGATGACGCGGCTTGATCGTTACGGATCGTTCATTCAAAGACGATCCTCGGGCGGCACCTTCAGCAAGGATTTTTATGTGCGTGCCCTGCGTTGGCTCGCCTGCATGATCATCGTGCTGACCATCTTCATCGCGATCGGATACCGCGTTTATCCCTGGCTCGCCGGGCAGATTGTAAGGCGGGAAATTGCCCAGGCCGTGGCCTGGCTTTTGAGCTTTGTGCTGTCCGCGCCTTTTATCTGGGCCATGCTCACGGCGTTTCGCGCGCCCTATCAGCTGGCCGGCCTTGTCAGCCGGATTGCAACAGTCGTGCTGCTCACGGTTTTCAGTCTCGAATTTTTTTCGGTGTGGCTCGTGCTCCTGGTCACCGCGGGACTGGCAACGCTCTTTTTCTTCCTCTTTCGTCGGCGTTTTGAAAGTTTTTATGGATGGTTCGAGGAAAAATTTATTGCCGGCATGGAAAACAGCCCCGAGGATTCCGTTCATTCTCATCTTGTTCCTTGGGATGCTCACCTTGCGGAATTTACCGTCGATCCGCATTCCTCGATCGTCGGGCAGACTCTGATTGAACTCGGTCTGCGCGAACGATTTGGGATGAATGTGGTCGTGATTCAACGCGGCGACAAGGACCTCGTGGCTCCCAAAGCCACGGAACGCATTTATCCGGGTGATGTGATCCTTTGTTTTGGAACGGATGAAGAGCTGGAGCGTTTCCATGCGGATCTGATTCGCCGCCCTGAAACGCAGGGGGAGGATGAGGATGCGAGCTATGCTCTGAGGCCCTTTGAAATTCAAAGCGGCTCCCGCATTCTGCATCGCACCATCCGGGATTCCGGCGTGCGCGAGCAATTTGATTGCATGGTCGTGGGCATTGAACGCGATGGTGAGCGCCTCAGGAGTCCGAAATCAGATCTGGTGCTCGAGGAAAAGGATCTTTTATGGGTCGTCGGCAACGTCAGGCAGCTGCAGCGTCTCGCGGAACATTTTCAGAATCAAGCGTCACGGCGCGCTGGCCTGTGAAGGTTGCCGCACAGGGGGCCAGGGTGTGGGAAAGCGAGTGGGATCAAAGCGAAAGCCATCGCCCAGTTTGACTTTTTTCTGGCCGGTGCGAATGAAGAGTATCGCCCCCTCGTGAATGGGAAAACCACGCGGCGAGGTCAGCCCCAGGCCGCTGCCGTAAAATCCGACGACATGACCTTTGATCAGCCTCTGCCCATCATCAAGATAAAGACGATCATTCATCTCAAGACCCCAGGCCCGACCGCGATCCAGATAAGCCCAGGCCCCATAAATCTTCGCGACCTGGGGCCAGTCATCCGCTTTGATGCTGCCGGCCTCTTTCTGCAGGAGCTGAATCAGTTCGGTTGGCAGCTGCAGTTTTTCCTGAGAGATGTCGATGGTGGTGCGCACCCGCACATGCGAGTTGATCGACGAACCCAGCACAGCTTCACTCCAGCGCGCATCGGCTTCGAAGCTTGGACCTTTCGGCTGCATGCCCCAGTCCAGAACGAGTTCCCGCGTGGCCCGGATCATCGGCTCCTGAATGTCCCAGACGCGGCGCAGATGAAAGGCCTCGCGTTCACCGACCAGCGGCAGAACAGTAAACGATGGCGCGAGCGCATGCGCGGTGAGCATATTGAGGCAAAGATGCGAGCCCTTGCGTCCGTCGTGACTGCCGCGCATGAGTCCCAGCCTTAATTTAAAGGGGTTTTCGCGCGCTGCGGCCTCTGGGATCACAGGATCATTCAAAAGTTTTTGCACGGCCTCACGCCACGAGGGATCCGGCATCAAAGGAGCGGGTGCCTTTTTTTTCCACTGCTCCCAGTCGGCGCGTGGCACAAGGATCTGCTGGGCGCCGAGCAGCTGAGCCCGCCTCGTACTGATCAGCTCGATGGCAAAGAGCAGGCTGTCGCCAATCGGACAGATGACCGGCTGCAGATGATGAGGCTCGGCCAGAGAGGAACGTGATCGTCCTGCCATGATGCTATGAGCCAGACGCTGCTCGTTCAGCGAAAGCATGACCTTCGCTTCCTTCGCCATCTGATCCAAGGGTTTCGCATTCTGTATCCAGGCTTCCTGCAGCGCTCCATGCAGCTTTTGTAACTGATCGCGATGGCGGAGGGTGAACTCCGCATCCAGACCGATCAGCTGCCAGGGCATCAGCGCCGCAGAGCGCCATCCGTCCTGGGACTCAGCCGCGTATGCATGGGGGTTTGCTCCCCAAATAAGCAGCAGAATGCATGAGCTCCACGCCTTTGCAAAAAAGTACAAAATTTCTCTTGGAAGTCGGATGGAAAACCGTTTAAAAGGGTGTGAGGCCATATCATTGTATGGTTGTTGGATTGAGTCTTCAGCCGCGGACGCTTGCATGGGATGTCTCTTCAGTTTTCCCGTGAGAATGCTTAGACTGTGTATCGGCTTCCGGTTTCCGTAGCTGAAGATGCCGCCCCTGCGGCAGGAAA
This region of Oligoflexus sp. genomic DNA includes:
- a CDS encoding DUF4862 family protein gives rise to the protein MIGGKRSWWVGAYALTATLERFSERDAADFYAAIHQLPGLAGLELPLHLLEKKDDPWRHLHCLPRDLDFILTPLPYVMQSLEKQPLFGLASPDHEGRAAALRFISEIRQRIHRLEDHTGRAAVRAVQLHSAPTGQAEAASFRRSLEDIVAMDWGAVELWLEHCDAVIPGQIPAKGFLPLADEVTIAKDLGLGITINWGRSVLETRQVEGALHHIQTAAHAGVLRSVFLSSTAQNDPLYGTWLDNHAPVQGIGVGPWRPTHSLLNADAVHAALAAAAQASCFGLKIQPFPVTLSLAERIDCIRQHLEFLRPGSAQT
- a CDS encoding cation:proton antiporter, which encodes MHLAPLIQDLAVILGVAALVTFLFRLIKQPVVLGYIVAGIIVGPYTPPIFSVVDVESVKVWAELGVIFLMFALGLEFSFRRLAKVGVSAGMTAVIQILTMLILGNVTARVLGWTSMDAVFLGCMIAISSTTIIIKALEELGLKTKKFAELVFGILIVEDLAAIIMLVALSNIASKSTVSSMDLVSAGGKLALVVGSWLVIGMFVVPRLIRAVGRRGNNEMMIIFSLGLCLALVSLSAYFHYSVALGAFIMGSILAETREVHRIEELVTPLKDMFGAVFFVSVGMLLDPAIILSNWASILILCVVIICGKVLSVALGTLVTGQSLGTAVHSGFSMAQIGEFSFIIATLGLSYNAIRPDLYPIIVAASLITTFTTPYFIRYAGPVTEAIKRRLSPEAMTRLDRYGSFIQRRSSGGTFSKDFYVRALRWLACMIIVLTIFIAIGYRVYPWLAGQIVRREIAQAVAWLLSFVLSAPFIWAMLTAFRAPYQLAGLVSRIATVVLLTVFSLEFFSVWLVLLVTAGLATLFFFLFRRRFESFYGWFEEKFIAGMENSPEDSVHSHLVPWDAHLAEFTVDPHSSIVGQTLIELGLRERFGMNVVVIQRGDKDLVAPKATERIYPGDVILCFGTDEELERFHADLIRRPETQGEDEDASYALRPFEIQSGSRILHRTIRDSGVREQFDCMVVGIERDGERLRSPKSDLVLEEKDLLWVVGNVRQLQRLAEHFQNQASRRAGL